From the genome of Streptomyces xanthophaeus:
GTCGATGCTGGAGAGCGCCCGCGAGGTGCAGCTGGAGCGCGTGCAGTTCATCTCCCGCAATGCCGACGCCGGGCGCAAGCCGCCCATGGGGGCCAAGCTCAACGACCCCGAGCTGCCGGCCGACCTGCGGCACAAGGCGCAGTCGGGCCGGCGCGGGACCTACGTCCAGGAGCGGCCGGGCGGGGGTGTGCCCGAGGTGTGGGCCGCCGTACCGCTCGGGAACGGGATGGTGCTGTCGCTGCACACGCCGTTCCGGGAGAGCACCAATCTGCTCCCCGACCTGGACCGGGCCCTGCTCATCGGCGGGCTGTCCGCCGTGATCGGCGGCTCGGCGCTCGGCGTGCTCATCGGCGGGCAGATCTCGCGCCGGCTGCGCAAGGCCGCGGCGGCCTCGCAGCGGGTGGCGCACGGTGATCCCGACGTACGCGTCCGGGACGCGGTCGGCGGTGTCGTGCGGGACGAGACGGACGACCTGGCGCGGGCCGTGGACGCCATGGCGGACGCCCTCCAGCAGCGGCTGGAGGCCGAGCGGCGGGTGACCGCGGACATCGCGCACGAACTGCGGACCCCGGTGACGGGCCTCCTCACGGCGGCGGAACTGCTGCCTCCGGGGCGGCCGACCGAGCTGGTGCGGGACCGGGCGCAGGCCCTGCGCGCGCTGGTCGAGGACGTGCTGGAGGTGGCCCGGCTGGACAGTGCGTCGGAGCGGGCGGAGCTCCAGGACGTGGCGCTGGGCGAGTTCGTGAGCCGGCGGGTGTCGTCGCTGATGCCGGAGGCGACCGTACGGGTCGTGGCGGACGAGATCGTCAGCACCGACCCGCGCCGCCTGGAGCGGATCCTGGGCAACCTGCTGGCCAACGCCGCGCGCTACGGGCAGGCGCCGATCCAGGTCGACGTCGAAGGCCGGGTCGTACGGGTCCGGGACCACGGGCCGGGCTTCCCCGAGGCACTGCTGCGCGAGGGGCCGAGCCGCTTCCGCACCGGGTCGACGGACCGCGCGGGCGTGGGGCACGGGCTGGGGCTGACCATCGCGGAGGGCCAGGCGCGGGTCCTGGGTGCCCGGCTGACGTTCCGTAACGTGGCCGCCCGGGGCGGCTCGGAGCGTGCGGGCGCGGCGGCGGGTGCGGTGGCGGTCCTGTGGCTGCCGGAGCACGCGCCGACGGCGACGGGCAGCTTCCCGATCCTCAAGCTTCCGCAGGGCTGAACCGGGGCGGGTGGGGCGTACGGGTACCGGGCGGTATCCGCCCGGGGGCGCGTGACTTAGCATCCAGTGGCATGACCGACGGTACGAATCCCCCGAGCCACCCGCAGCCCGATTCCGCCCCCGGGAGCGGCGGATACGGGTTCCCGCCGGGACCGCCCGCGCAGGAAGGCTACGGCTACCCGACCCCGTCCGGCGGCTACGGCTACGGCTACCCGCAGACGGGACAGCAGCCGAACCCGTACCAGCAGGAAGCGGGAGGCGGCCAGTGGCCTCCGTCCCAGCCGGAAGCGGAAGGCGGCCAGTGGCCTCCGTCCCAGCAGGAAGCGGAAGGCGGCCAGTGGCCTCCGTCCCAGCCGGGCTTCACGAGGCTGGCCGGTCCGGACCTCCCCGGCAGCTCGCAGCAGCCGGACTGGGAGGCCATGGCCGACCGCTCCGCGGCCGAGCGGCGCAAGAAGCGGCTGTGGATGCTGGGCGGCGCGGTGACCGTACTCGCGCTGCTGGCCGGCGGCGGAACGTTCTTCCTGATGGGCGGCGCCGAGGACGGACAGGACGCGCAGCCCGCGAATTCGGCCTCCGCCTCGCCCGAGCCGGAGGACGCGAAGGGGCCCGCCGCCTACACCGCGACCGTCGCGGGTGACGACACCCTGCTGCGCGACAGCTACGGCAGCATGGGGATCCGGCTCGGCCCGGACCTCAAGGTCGGCCCGCTGGGCAAGCGCTTCCAGGTCATAGGCAAGGGCAACGGGAACTCGTGGGGGCAGTCCGCCGAGCCGGTCGTGGACGTGACCAAGAGCTTCACCGTCACGGCCCGCGCCTACAACTCCGCCGCCAAGGGCTCGCGGATCGTCATGAGCCAGGGCGACGGGGAGTCGTTCTCCTTCGAGCTGGGCGTGAACGAGGTGAACGGCAAGCAGGCCTGGATCTTCCGCGTGCAGACGGGCGACAAGGGCGCCGCGGCCACCACGCGGACGGTCACGGCCGAGGGGCTCCAGATGGTGAAGACGCCCACGCTGCTGATGGCCACCTACGACGCCGAGAAGAAGGTCATCGCGCTCTACGTGGACGGCAAGAAGGCCGGCGAGACCCCGGTGCCGCCGATCTGGCAGGCCCCCGGTCCGCTCCAGCTCGGCCGGTCCAAGCACCACAACATCTGGACCGGTCCGTGGCAGGGCGCCCTGCACAGCATCAAGACCTACGACATGGCCTTCGCGGAGGAGCAGGCGGCCGCGTACAAGGAGGGGAAGCTCGACCCATCGCCGAAGCCGACCCATGCCTGGCTGCTCACCTGATCGGTGAGCAGGGTGGGTCGGCCGGTACGACGGGCGCCGCGGGCGCCGCGGATGCGGCGGGTACGGCAGGTGCTGCGGGTACTGCGGGTACTGCGGTCGGAACGGGTCAGACGGTGACGCCGTTGGTGCGCAGGAAGGCGACCGGGTTGACGGCCGAGCCGTAGTTCGGGGTGGTGCGGATCTCGAAGTGCAGGTGCGGGCCGCTGGAGTTGCCGGTGTTGCCCGACAGGGCGATCCGCTGCGAGGCGTTGACCTTCTGGCCGATCTTGACCTGGATCTTCGAGAGGTGCGCGTACTGCGAGTACGTGGCGTTGGCGTGCTTGATCACGATGGCGTTGCCGTACGCGGGGCCGTCGCCGCCGCCGTTCGGGCCCGCCTTGACGACGACGCCGGCGGCCGCGGCCTTGACCGGGGTGCCGACCGGGACGGCGAAGTCCTGGCCGGAGTGCTTGTGGGACCACATGGTGCCGCCCTTGCCGAAGGTCGCGGACAGCGTGTACTTCTCCAGCGGCTTGTCCCAGAGACCGGTCTTCGAGGCGCCCGCGGCACCGGCGGCGCCGGCGGCCTTGGCGGTGACGGCGGTCTGCGGGGCGTCTGCGAACGCGGCGGTCGTGCCCGCCCCGAGGGCCAGCACGGCACCGAGAGCGGTGGTGCCGACAGCGATACGGGTACGACGGGTGTAGACGCGCTTCGCGAACATGTGCAGACCTCCGGGGCCGGGGACAAGGGGGGTTTCACACCTGTAAGAGGCATGAAGTGACCCGGCACGATCGAGCGAGTGCCGGGCTGGCTCATCCTTGGTAACCCGCGCCCCGGGACTTCCCCAAATGTCCCGATTACTAGCGGAACTCGTAGCGGCGCCCGTGTGACGCGTCCCGTTGACGGCCTCTCTCCAGGGACGGAGGTCCCGCGGCAGGGCCTTTTGGATCTACGAAACGACCTAGTACGTCCGATTTGTCCTGTGCGGCTTGTCACCGGCCGCCCCAGCGGAACCAGGGCCCTCTGAGGCCCAGGTCACAGGGGGTCCGGCCGGTCTCGGGGGCCGTGGCGCGGCCTGGTGCGCGAGCAGCGACCCGACGACAGGAAAAAGGGGCGGCCCCGGAACCGAATGGTTCCGGGGCCGCCCCTTGGTACTGATCCGCGCTTACGCGCCCTTCGACAGGTCCGGGCCGGAGCCCGTGGCCTCGATCGGGGGGAGGTCGGGCAGAGCCGACTTCTCCTCGCCGCGGAAGGTGAACTTGGCGTCCTCGCCCTCACCCTCCTTGCCGACGACCACGATCTGACCGGGACGCAGCTCGCCGAAGAGGATCTTCTCCGACAGCAAGTCCTCGATCTCGCGCTGGATGGTCCGGCGCAGCGGCCGGGCACCCATGATCGGGTCGTAGCCGCGCTTGGCGAGCAGGAGCTTCGCGTCACCGCTCAGCTCGATGCCCATGTCGCGGTCCTTGAGGCGCTCGTCGACCTTGGCGATCATGAGGTCGACGATCTGGATGATGTCTTCCTCGGTGAGCTGGTGGAAGACGACCGTGTCGTCGACACGGTTGAGGAACTCGGGCCGGAAGTGCTGCTTGAGCTCTTCGTTGACCTTCGCCTTCATCCGGTCGTATCCGGTCTTGGTGTCGCCCTGAGCCGCGAAGCCCAGGTTGAAGCCCTTCGAGATGTCCCGGGTACCCAGGTTGGTCGTCATGATGATGACCGTGTTCTTGAAGTCCACGACCCGGCCCTGGGAGTCGGTCAGGCGACCGTCCTCCAGGATCTGGAGAAGGGAATTGAAGATATCCGGGTGGGCCTTCTCGACCTCGTCGAAGAGGACGACGGAGAACGGCTTGCGGCGCACCTTCTCGGTGAGCTGGCCGCCCTCTTCGTAGCCCACGTAGCCGGGGGGCGAACCGAAGAGACGGGAAACCGTGTGCTTCTCGCTGAACTCCGACATGTCGAGGGAGATCAGCGCGTCCTCGTCGCCGAAGAGGAATTCGGCGAGCGTCTTGGAGAGCTCGGTCTTACCGACACCGGACGGACCGGCGAAGATGAACGAGCCACCCGGGCGCTTCGGGTCCTTCAGACCCGCACGGGTACGGCGGATCGCCTGGGAGAGCGCCTTGATGGCGTCCTTCTGGCCGATGACCCGACGGTGGAGCTCGTCCTCCATGCGGAGCAGTCGCGAGGACTCCTCCTCGGTGAGCTTGAAGACGGGAATGCCGGTCGCGGTCGCGAGGACTTCGGCGATGAGCTCGCCGTCGACCTCGGCGACGACGTCCATGTCGCCGGCCTTCCATTCCTTCTCGCGCTTGGTCTTCGCCGCCAGCAGCTGCTTCTCCTTGTCACGGAGAGACGCCGCCTTCTCGAAGTCCTGGGAGTCGATGGCCGACTCCTTGTCGCGGCGCACTCCCGCGATCTTCTCGTCGAACTCGCGGAGGTCCGGCGGCGCGGTCATCCGGCGGATGCGCATCCGGGAGCCGGCCTCGTCGATCAGGTCGATCGCCTTGTCCGGGAGGAAGCGGTCCGAGATGTACCGGTCCGCCAGCGTCGCCGCCTGGACGAGGGCCTCGTCCGTGATGGAGACGCGGTGGTGGGCCTCGTAGCGGTCGCGCAGGCCCTTGAGGATCTCGATCGTGTGGGGGAGGGAAGGCTCCGCCACCTGGATCGGCTGGAAGCGGCGCTCAAGGGCCGCGTCCTTCTCAAGGTGCTTGCGGTACTCGTCGAGCGTCGTGGCACCGATGGTCTGGAGCTCACCACGGGCCAGCATGGGCTTGAGGATGCTGGCGGCGTCGATCGCGCCCTCGGCGGCGCCCGCACCCACGAGGGTGTGGAGCTCGTCGATGAACAGGATGATGTCGCCGCGGGTGCGGATCTCCTTGAGCACCTTCTTCAGGCGCTC
Proteins encoded in this window:
- the cseC gene encoding two-component system sensor histidine kinase CseC, which encodes MRRFTFRTGIRWKITVAIASVGVLVTIALSLVVHSAARVSMLESAREVQLERVQFISRNADAGRKPPMGAKLNDPELPADLRHKAQSGRRGTYVQERPGGGVPEVWAAVPLGNGMVLSLHTPFRESTNLLPDLDRALLIGGLSAVIGGSALGVLIGGQISRRLRKAAAASQRVAHGDPDVRVRDAVGGVVRDETDDLARAVDAMADALQQRLEAERRVTADIAHELRTPVTGLLTAAELLPPGRPTELVRDRAQALRALVEDVLEVARLDSASERAELQDVALGEFVSRRVSSLMPEATVRVVADEIVSTDPRRLERILGNLLANAARYGQAPIQVDVEGRVVRVRDHGPGFPEALLREGPSRFRTGSTDRAGVGHGLGLTIAEGQARVLGARLTFRNVAARGGSERAGAAAGAVAVLWLPEHAPTATGSFPILKLPQG
- a CDS encoding LamG-like jellyroll fold domain-containing protein, which produces MTDGTNPPSHPQPDSAPGSGGYGFPPGPPAQEGYGYPTPSGGYGYGYPQTGQQPNPYQQEAGGGQWPPSQPEAEGGQWPPSQQEAEGGQWPPSQPGFTRLAGPDLPGSSQQPDWEAMADRSAAERRKKRLWMLGGAVTVLALLAGGGTFFLMGGAEDGQDAQPANSASASPEPEDAKGPAAYTATVAGDDTLLRDSYGSMGIRLGPDLKVGPLGKRFQVIGKGNGNSWGQSAEPVVDVTKSFTVTARAYNSAAKGSRIVMSQGDGESFSFELGVNEVNGKQAWIFRVQTGDKGAAATTRTVTAEGLQMVKTPTLLMATYDAEKKVIALYVDGKKAGETPVPPIWQAPGPLQLGRSKHHNIWTGPWQGALHSIKTYDMAFAEEQAAAYKEGKLDPSPKPTHAWLLT
- a CDS encoding M23 family metallopeptidase, with amino-acid sequence MFAKRVYTRRTRIAVGTTALGAVLALGAGTTAAFADAPQTAVTAKAAGAAGAAGASKTGLWDKPLEKYTLSATFGKGGTMWSHKHSGQDFAVPVGTPVKAAAAGVVVKAGPNGGGDGPAYGNAIVIKHANATYSQYAHLSKIQVKIGQKVNASQRIALSGNTGNSSGPHLHFEIRTTPNYGSAVNPVAFLRTNGVTV
- a CDS encoding ATP-dependent Clp protease ATP-binding subunit, with amino-acid sequence MFERFTDRARRVVVLAQEEARMLNHNYIGTEHILLGLIHEGEGVAAKALESLGISLEAVRQQVEEIIGQGQQAPSGHIPFTPRAKKVLELSLREALQLGHNYIGTEHILLGLIREGEGVAAQVLVKLGADLNRVRQQVIQLLSGYTGGGKESATAGGPAEGTPSTSLVLDQFGRNLTQAARESKLDPVIGREKEIERVMQVLSRRTKNNPVLIGEPGVGKTAVVEGLAQAIVKGEVPETLKDKHLYTLDLGALVAGSRYRGDFEERLKKVLKEIRTRGDIILFIDELHTLVGAGAAEGAIDAASILKPMLARGELQTIGATTLDEYRKHLEKDAALERRFQPIQVAEPSLPHTIEILKGLRDRYEAHHRVSITDEALVQAATLADRYISDRFLPDKAIDLIDEAGSRMRIRRMTAPPDLREFDEKIAGVRRDKESAIDSQDFEKAASLRDKEKQLLAAKTKREKEWKAGDMDVVAEVDGELIAEVLATATGIPVFKLTEEESSRLLRMEDELHRRVIGQKDAIKALSQAIRRTRAGLKDPKRPGGSFIFAGPSGVGKTELSKTLAEFLFGDEDALISLDMSEFSEKHTVSRLFGSPPGYVGYEEGGQLTEKVRRKPFSVVLFDEVEKAHPDIFNSLLQILEDGRLTDSQGRVVDFKNTVIIMTTNLGTRDISKGFNLGFAAQGDTKTGYDRMKAKVNEELKQHFRPEFLNRVDDTVVFHQLTEEDIIQIVDLMIAKVDERLKDRDMGIELSGDAKLLLAKRGYDPIMGARPLRRTIQREIEDLLSEKILFGELRPGQIVVVGKEGEGEDAKFTFRGEEKSALPDLPPIEATGSGPDLSKGA